The genomic stretch ACAGCGTGAGCGTCCCCGTCCCGAGCAGTCGGTCGGCGACGCGGTTTTCGACGTCGACGTCGTGGAGTCGGCGCACGGGCGTTGCCCACTGCGGTTCGTCGAGCAGTCGGTCGTAGGCCACGAGATAGTCGCCGCGGCGTTAGTACTGGAGCGCCCCGAACCGGAGATAGCGCGCTGCGAGCTTCACGCCAGCGATGAGACAGAGCGCGAGACCCGCGGCCACGACGACGGGCGTCCCGAAGACGAACCAGCCCAGCACGAACACGAAGCCCGCGAGGTAGCCCGGCCGACTCATAAGTCCGGCGGCGACGGGTGCGGTCCCGCCGAGGAGCACGGCGCGCGTGTCGGTGTCGACGCGGACATCGGGTTCGACGTCGGGCGCGTCGACCGTCGGCGGCGGCTCGGCGGTGTCGCGCGGCCCGAGGAGCCACCGGCCGAGCCGACCGGGCGAGTGGGCGGTGTGTTCGACGAGGAAGCCGTAGCCGTCCGAGAGGAGCTTCACTGCGACGACGGCGACGAGCAGCGCGCGGCCGCCTGCCCCGCTGTTGGCGACGGGGACGAGACACAGAAGCAGGAGCAGCTGCCGGGCAGGTGTCGCCGCGAGCATCCGCGCGGAGACGTCGCGATACTCCTCGCGGCCGAGATAGTCGGCCCGGAACTCGACGAGGCGGGCGACGACGAGTCCGAGCGCGCTCGCGACGAAGCCGGCGGAGACGACGCTGGCCGGGTCCACGGAGAGCCACAGTGCGAGGACGACGCCGTAGGCGACCAACACGACACCCGAGACGCCGAGGACGCCGATGGCGAAGGGAACGTTCCGGACGTAGACGGGCGGCCAGTCGGCTCGGACGTGGACCCCGCCGCGCTTGGCGGTAAGTTCCGAGAGCGGCTGGAGCCGCGCGCTGGCGTCCGTCGATGCACGCTCCGCGAACAACAGCTTGCCGCCCGTGAGTACTGTCGTGACGACGGCCTCGAACCAGTAGAGCGCGAGCAGGGCGGCGAGGTTCCACCCCCAGACGGCGACGCCGACGAGCGGGAGGAGGTTGCCGACGACGACTGCGAGACCGATGGCCGGAGTCGTGAGCGAGCGAGGACGCTTCATCGGGATATTTGGAAGGAGTCACTGCCGGTCCGTCAACCCTTCTACTGACAACGCGTAGTCATGGTTCGGCGTAAACTCCAAATGTCATTGGGACCACACAGCTGACAGTGGTTCTCGACAACGTCCTCCTCTCTCCGCTCGGTCTCCTCGCTCTCCTGGCGACGCTGCCGTTGATTCTGCTGTATCTCATCCGTCCCGACCCCGCGGAGCGCGACCTCCCGACGATGCGGTTTCTGACCGACGACCGCGGCGAGGACGCCTCGACGCCCGTCTTCGAGCGGCTGAGTCGCAGCCTCCTCCTCCTGATTCAGCTCGCGGCCATCGTCCTGCTGGCAACGTCGCTGGCGACGCCCTACACGCTCGTCTCGGAGTCCTCGACCGTCCAAGAGACGGTCGTCGTCGTCGACGGCAGCGCGAGCATGGCGACCGATTCGGGAGGTTCCACCCGCTTCGACCGCGCCGTCGCCGCCGCCGGCGACGCCCCCACCTCCGTCACGTCGGTCGTCTTCGTCGCCCGGCAGGGCGAGGTCGTCCTGCGCGACGGGACGCCCGAACAGGCGCGGGGCGCGCTCGACGACCTCAGCGTGACCGATGTCTCGGGTGACCTCCGCGACGGCATCGCCCAGGCCTCCGCCGTCGCCGGCGAGGAGGCCCGCATCGTCGTCTACAGCGACTTCGCGGACGACGGCGGCTGGGAGGAGGCCGTCGAAGCTGCCCGCGCCCGCGGCCTGCTCGTCGACCTCCGGCAGTTCGACGGCGGCGGTGCGGACAACGTCGGCATCGTCGACCGCTCCTTCACCGGCAGGGAGGTCACGGTGACGGTCAAGAACTTCGGGGACAGCGAGGCCGAGCGGACCCTCTCGCTGGGCGGCCAGCGCGAGTCGCTGACGCTCGGCGCGGGCGACGTGGTGACGCGGACGCTCGCCGTGCCCGCAGGCGGGGGAACCGTCGCGCTCTCGCCCGGCGACTCCTTCCCGACCGACGACACCGCGGCTGTCGCCGCCCCCGAGGACGCGACGGTCGACGTGTTGCTCTTGACGAACGACCGCAACCGGTATCTCGCGACCGCGCTGTCGGTGATTCCCGAGGTCGAGTTGACCGTCGAGTCGCCGCCAGCGAACGTCGAGGGGACCTACGACGTCGTCGTCTACAGCAACATCCAGGAGGGCCGGCTGCTCCGCGGCAACGTCGCCGACGGCGAAGCGGCACTCGCGAACGGCGGCGGCGTGGTGGTGCAAGCCCAAGAAGGGATGCCGAACCGGTACGTCGAACTGCTCCCCGTCGAGGTCAGCGACGCGGTCGACGGCGGCTCCGTCGGCGCGGTCGCCAACGACGAACTCACCCGCGACATCAGCTACCCGCCGCCGGAGCGACATCTCGTCGCCGAGACAGCCGACGGCACCCGGACGCTCGTGGGGCTGACCGACGGCTCGCCGCTCGTCGCCACCGCCGAGCGCGACGGCGGCCGCGTGCTCTACTACGGCTATCTCGAAGACGCCTCGTCGTTCAAGTTCAACTACCAGTATCCGGTCTTCTGGAAGCGCGCCGTCTTCTATCTGGCCGGTCGCGACCCGCTGCCGACACTCAACCGACCCACCGGCGACCAGCTGCGGTTCGCCGAGGAACGGACCGTCCGCACCCCGAGCGGAACGGTGACCGCGCGGATGGTCTCGATGGACGAACAGGGCTTCTACGAGGTCGACGGCCGGCGGTATGGGGCGGCACTCCTCAGCGAGTCCGAGTCGGCCGTCGCCACCGACCCGCTCGACGAACGGACCGAGGGGTCGGTCCGCAGCCGCGAGGAGGACCGACAGGTGCCCGACCCCCTCACCGAGTGGGTCGCACTCGGCGCGCTCGGCGTCGTCGTGGTCGAACTCGGCTATCTCCGTCGACGGGGTGACCTGTGATGTTCCTCCAGACCGGGCCGCTCGACGGCTTCCTCGACCAACTGCTCGGCGGGTCGCTCATCAGAGTCTTCGACAGCTGGTCGGTCGTCGTCGACGGGCTGACGCTCGGGCTCGAACGGCCGCTGTTTCTCGTCGCGCTGCCGCTCGCCCTGCTTGCGGTCTGGTGGGTCGTCTACCGCGGGGCCGACGGGACGGCGACGCCGAAGATGCGTCGGCTCCTGACCGTCTCGCGCGTGCTCGTCGTCTGCTGTCTCGTCGTCGCCGCCGCCGGACCCTACACCGTCGAACGGGCGGAGACGACGGGCGAACCGCGGGTGACGCTGCTCGTCGACGAGTCCGACAGCATGGCCGTCATGCCCGACACGGCCGACAGGCTCGCAAACGACATCGAGAGCCAGGGCGTCCCCGTCACGCGGGCGACCATCGGACAGGGCGCGCGTTCGCCGCTCGGCGACGGGGTCGCGGCCAACCTCCGGGAGAACGGGACGGTCGTCGTCGTCAGCGACGGCCACGTCACCGACGGCCGGAGTCTCGCCGACGCGGGCGAACTGGCGACCTCGCTGAACGCGACCGTCGCGTCGGTCGACCTCACGGCCCGCGACACCGAGCGCGCCGTCTCGGTTGCGGGTCCGGCGAAGACCAGCGCGGGCGTCGAAAACAGCTTCCTCGCGACCGTCGACGGCGTGAACGTCGGCGACGACGCTCGCCTCGTGGTCACCGTCGACGACGAGACGATCCTCGACGAGCCGGTGCCCGAGAGCGGCCGCATCGAGTTCAGCGCGACGTTCGAGGAGACGGGGTCGCACCGCGTGACCGCCCAACTCTCCGGCGGCGACCGCTTCGCCGAGAACGACGTCTTCCGCAAGACCGTCCGGGTCGTCGAGCAGCCGAAGGTGCTCTACGTGTCGCGGCGCGACTACCCGTTCGGCCGGTATCTGGACAACCTCTACGACGTCGAGCGCGCCGAGGCGGTCCCCGAGGACCTCAGTCCGTACTACGCCGTCGTCGTGCAGGACGTCGCGGCCGACGACCTCGGCAACGTCGACGCGCTCCAGGAGTTCACCATCGACGGCGGCGGCCTGCTCGTCGTCGGCGGCGAGAACTCCTTCGAGAACGGCGGCTACCAGGGGTCGTCGGTCGCCTCGATGCTCCCGGTCACCATCGGCGAGAGCGTCGGCGGCAGCGCGAACCTCGTGCTCGCCATCGACGTCTCGGGGAGCGCGGAGTCGGGGATGCGTGTCCAGAAGGCCGTCTCGCTCGACGCGCTCGACCAGCTCGGCGACGAGAACAGCGTCGGCGTCGTCGCGTTCAACCACGACGCCTACGCCGTCGCCGACCTCGCGCCGCTGTCGACGAACCGCGAGACGGTGGCCGACCGCATCCGACGGCTCCAGAGCGGCGGCGGCACCGACCTCGCCGCGGGCGTCCTCGGTGCCGAGGAGATGCTGGGCGACGAGCGCGGCACGATCATCCTCATCAGCGACGGCCGCGGCCCGGTCGGCCCGCCGACGGCCGCCGCCCAACGGCTCGGCGGACAGGGTATCCGAATCATCGCCGTCGGCACCGGCAACCCCCGCGAGTCGACGCTCCAGCGTATCGCCGAGGCCTCCGGCGGCAGCTACTTCCGCGCGACCGACACCAACCGGCTCCGACTGCTCTTCGGCGGCTCCTCGCGACGCTACGAGGGCGACGCCCTC from Halogranum gelatinilyticum encodes the following:
- a CDS encoding DUF6498-containing protein yields the protein MKRPRSLTTPAIGLAVVVGNLLPLVGVAVWGWNLAALLALYWFEAVVTTVLTGGKLLFAERASTDASARLQPLSELTAKRGGVHVRADWPPVYVRNVPFAIGVLGVSGVVLVAYGVVLALWLSVDPASVVSAGFVASALGLVVARLVEFRADYLGREEYRDVSARMLAATPARQLLLLLCLVPVANSGAGGRALLVAVVAVKLLSDGYGFLVEHTAHSPGRLGRWLLGPRDTAEPPPTVDAPDVEPDVRVDTDTRAVLLGGTAPVAAGLMSRPGYLAGFVFVLGWFVFGTPVVVAAGLALCLIAGVKLAARYLRFGALQY
- a CDS encoding DUF7408 domain-containing protein: MVLDNVLLSPLGLLALLATLPLILLYLIRPDPAERDLPTMRFLTDDRGEDASTPVFERLSRSLLLLIQLAAIVLLATSLATPYTLVSESSTVQETVVVVDGSASMATDSGGSTRFDRAVAAAGDAPTSVTSVVFVARQGEVVLRDGTPEQARGALDDLSVTDVSGDLRDGIAQASAVAGEEARIVVYSDFADDGGWEEAVEAARARGLLVDLRQFDGGGADNVGIVDRSFTGREVTVTVKNFGDSEAERTLSLGGQRESLTLGAGDVVTRTLAVPAGGGTVALSPGDSFPTDDTAAVAAPEDATVDVLLLTNDRNRYLATALSVIPEVELTVESPPANVEGTYDVVVYSNIQEGRLLRGNVADGEAALANGGGVVVQAQEGMPNRYVELLPVEVSDAVDGGSVGAVANDELTRDISYPPPERHLVAETADGTRTLVGLTDGSPLVATAERDGGRVLYYGYLEDASSFKFNYQYPVFWKRAVFYLAGRDPLPTLNRPTGDQLRFAEERTVRTPSGTVTARMVSMDEQGFYEVDGRRYGAALLSESESAVATDPLDERTEGSVRSREEDRQVPDPLTEWVALGALGVVVVELGYLRRRGDL
- a CDS encoding vWA domain-containing protein; the encoded protein is MFLQTGPLDGFLDQLLGGSLIRVFDSWSVVVDGLTLGLERPLFLVALPLALLAVWWVVYRGADGTATPKMRRLLTVSRVLVVCCLVVAAAGPYTVERAETTGEPRVTLLVDESDSMAVMPDTADRLANDIESQGVPVTRATIGQGARSPLGDGVAANLRENGTVVVVSDGHVTDGRSLADAGELATSLNATVASVDLTARDTERAVSVAGPAKTSAGVENSFLATVDGVNVGDDARLVVTVDDETILDEPVPESGRIEFSATFEETGSHRVTAQLSGGDRFAENDVFRKTVRVVEQPKVLYVSRRDYPFGRYLDNLYDVERAEAVPEDLSPYYAVVVQDVAADDLGNVDALQEFTIDGGGLLVVGGENSFENGGYQGSSVASMLPVTIGESVGGSANLVLAIDVSGSAESGMRVQKAVSLDALDQLGDENSVGVVAFNHDAYAVADLAPLSTNRETVADRIRRLQSGGGTDLAAGVLGAEEMLGDERGTIILISDGRGPVGPPTAAAQRLGGQGIRIIAVGTGNPRESTLQRIAEASGGSYFRATDTNRLRLLFGGSSRRYEGDALTVVDRNSFVTTGVELTANPPRNNDVSIRSGADYLVASSSGRPAVASWRYGLGRVVTITAYDDQGTLDGLLTAPDSLLLTKSANYVIGDPERKATDVAEAADTRVGRATTVTYRGSEPPEADGVALRQVAPDTYRATVTPTEAGYASLFGAEYAVNYRSEYAAFGQSPALTDLVRTTGGEEFQPNQAAAIADFAREQSTRVRDVERGWDWTFLVAGLFVYLIEVLGRRIRVYTGRTSSDGGLQ